The following DNA comes from Capillibacterium thermochitinicola.
AATACCCGCGGCGGCCCGGTGTTCCAGCAAAACGGCCTCTATAAATGTTTCACGTGAAACATTTTTGCAGCGGCCCCTACCCAAGGGGAGCCGCTCTTTTTTATTTCCTTCCGGTTTTTTGCAGGAAGATTGATCGGTCTTCGCGAACTAAAAGAAAGAATGAACCCAATATTGGTGGTCCAAGAGGCGAGGAGGTAAGGAGGATGGGAAAAGTTTTTGCCATCACTAACCAGAAGGGTGGCGTTGGCAAGACAACGACCGCAGTTAATCTCGGTGCTTACTTAGCAGTTTTAGGGAAAAAAGTTTTAGTACTAGATAACGACCCCCAAGGGAATGCGACCAGTGGCTTAGGGCTGCGGAAAAGTGAGATTAAAAAATGCATTTATGATGTTTTAGTGAGCGAAATCCCCATTGAAGAAGTGATCCTTCCCACCCAAGTCCCAAACTTATGGGCCGCACCGGCTACTATTCGCTTGGCCGGGGCCGAGGCGGAATTGGTTGGTATGATGGCGCGCGACCAGCGTCTCCGCCGTTCCATTGAACCGGTCAGACAAGCATATGACTATATTTTAATCGATTGCCCCCCTTCCCTTGGGAATTTAACCCTTAATGCCCTAGCGGCGGCGGATGCGGTGATCGTACCGATTCAATGTGAATATTACGCTTTGGAAGGCCTCAGCCAACTGATGAAGACTTTACAGTTGGTCCAGAAGTATTCTAATCCATCACTGGAAGTGGAAGGGGTCGTTTTAACCATGTATGACCACCGGACTAACCTTTCCCAACAGGTGGCGGAGGAAGTCCGGAACTATTTCCAAGACCGCGTTTATAATTCGGTAATTCCCAGGAACATCAGGCTCAGCGAAGCACCGAGTCACGGTTTACCGATTAATCTGTATGATAATCGTTCTAAGGGTGCCGAGGCCTACTTTGAATTGGCTAAGGAAGTGATTGCCCGTGAATAAAACACGCGCTTTGGGTAAAGGGTTAGGGGCGCTCATTCCACAGCTGGAAGAAGAGGACCTCCAGAACACACAAGAAATCCCGGTGGAAAGTATCGAGCCAAACCCTTATCAACCCCGACGACACTTTGACCCGGAAAGTCTACAAGAATTAGCTGCCTCCATCAAAGAGCATGGAGTTCTCCAACCCTTACTGGTGCGGAGAAAAGGCGACGGCTACCAGCTCATCGCGGGCGAGCGCCGTTTGCGGGCGGCGAGACAGGTCGGTCTGACCACGGTTCCCGTCGTGGTCAAAGAATTGGACGACCGCACGATTATGGAGATTGCGTTGGTCGAAAATTTGCAGCGGGAAGATTTAAACCCTATGGAAGAAGCCGAAGCGTACCAACGGCTAATGGCGGAGTTTAATCTGACCCAAGAAGAAGTAGCCAAGGCCGTAGGGAAGAGCCGGTCGGCCATCGCCAATACCTTACGTTTGCTTAATTTGCCGGAACCAATTCAGCAGATGGTTGCTGAAGGCCAACTGACAATGGGACATGCCCGTGCGCTCCTTAGCCTTGAACAGCCAGAGCAACAGCTTTATATCAGCGAAAAGATTCTCCAGGAAAAACTATCGGTTCGCGAGACGGAAGAATTGGTGCGCCAGATCCATCTCTCTGGTGTTTCACGTGAAACATTGACGGGGGAAGAGAACAAGAAGCCAAAGGTTAGGCAAAAAATTGATCCAAACCTCCAAGCAATCATTGATGATATGACCCGGATCTTTGGCACTAAAGTTAATATTAAAAGCAGTGGTGACCGGGGGAAGATCGAGATTGAATATTACTCACCGGAAGAATTTGAAAGAATCACGGAAATTTTGTTGAGTTTATAGACAAAAGGCAGGACCAGGAAACGCAAGACAGTGGATACTATTCCGGCCCCGGTTTAGGTAAAGGCGTAGTCAAGGCACATATACATGAGGGATAAACACCGAGTGGTAAAAAAGTATAAACTCCAAATAGAGTCATAAAAGGATACCAGAGTATCGCCTAAGTTAATATATTGGCTTGGGCGATTTTTTATAGAATATGGATCAGGGACAACGGCAAGAAATTGTATAGACGAACATCCGTTCGATTAACCATTCGTCTTTATAACTGGGAAAATGTTGCCGATGATCTTATTGAACAGATATAGAGGGATGGGGTGGCTGATTGAATCATGGACAGGCGAAGACCTGTAAAAAAGATTATGATGAGATCATAAAGAAATTCTATTTTTATAAAGGATGTGGCAAGATCAGCAAGAATAATTATATTGACAAAGATTGGACAAGAAGGAGCGTTCATCGTGGCGGAAATAATCGAATTCTTCAGCAGTTTGTCACCACAGGAGCGATTTTTTTGGGTCCTCCTAGTCATACAGGGGCTTGTCCTCCTCGGACTTCTAATCACCGGTTTTCAGCTGCATAAACTGATGAACCGCTATAGGTTACTCCTTACTGGAAACAAAGGTGCCAATTTAGAGGAAATCTTGCTTGATTTGGGCGAAAGAATGAAGAATGCGGAGGAAAGACTTTTAAGCGGAGAAGCAAGGATTGATCAGCTCGAGCGGGAGGCCACCGCTTATCTCCAGAGGTGGGCGCTTCAGCGGTATAAAGCCTTTGCCAACGTGGGCGGGGACCAGAGCTTTTCGCTTGTTCTTCTGGACCGCAAAGGCAACGGCGTAATGCTCAGCAGCATCTACGGGCGGGATGAATCAAGGGTATATGCCAAATCGATCAGCGGCGGAAAGGCGAATTACCCCCTGTCCGACGAAGAAGAACAGGTTTTAGCTGCAGCTCTTGAAGGAAGAAAATAAAAGGAAAAGAAAAAAGCAGGAAGGATTTTTCAGGAAAAAGGAGAATAAGTTACGTACTGTTAATAAATGAATATTCAAAGCCAGATGGTGGTAAGCCCGGCGGCCTTTGTCTTAGTTGTTTACGCGGGGATTAGTCGTGCTCGCCCGTTTCCGGTTGGTGGATGGACAAATTGAGTTATTT
Coding sequences within:
- a CDS encoding ParA family protein; the encoded protein is MGKVFAITNQKGGVGKTTTAVNLGAYLAVLGKKVLVLDNDPQGNATSGLGLRKSEIKKCIYDVLVSEIPIEEVILPTQVPNLWAAPATIRLAGAEAELVGMMARDQRLRRSIEPVRQAYDYILIDCPPSLGNLTLNALAAADAVIVPIQCEYYALEGLSQLMKTLQLVQKYSNPSLEVEGVVLTMYDHRTNLSQQVAEEVRNYFQDRVYNSVIPRNIRLSEAPSHGLPINLYDNRSKGAEAYFELAKEVIARE
- a CDS encoding ParB/RepB/Spo0J family partition protein, which encodes MNKTRALGKGLGALIPQLEEEDLQNTQEIPVESIEPNPYQPRRHFDPESLQELAASIKEHGVLQPLLVRRKGDGYQLIAGERRLRAARQVGLTTVPVVVKELDDRTIMEIALVENLQREDLNPMEEAEAYQRLMAEFNLTQEEVAKAVGKSRSAIANTLRLLNLPEPIQQMVAEGQLTMGHARALLSLEQPEQQLYISEKILQEKLSVRETEELVRQIHLSGVSRETLTGEENKKPKVRQKIDPNLQAIIDDMTRIFGTKVNIKSSGDRGKIEIEYYSPEEFERITEILLSL
- a CDS encoding DUF4446 family protein is translated as MAEIIEFFSSLSPQERFFWVLLVIQGLVLLGLLITGFQLHKLMNRYRLLLTGNKGANLEEILLDLGERMKNAEERLLSGEARIDQLEREATAYLQRWALQRYKAFANVGGDQSFSLVLLDRKGNGVMLSSIYGRDESRVYAKSISGGKANYPLSDEEEQVLAAALEGRK